ATTTTACCCCGCTCAACAAATAGGTTCTGAAATTTCCTATCCTGTCGCTATTGAATTTTACCTGCAGTGGGAAGCTTACAATGGTGGAGGGAAGCGTCTTTGTCTCAACATAATGTCCATCAAAGTTTGGATACTTGAGATCGTACGTAAAATATTTTGCACCTCCAATAATCAACTGCGGGTTAGAACGTAAAGAAAAACGAGGCGATAGTTGTAATGTAGCAAGCAACCCGAGTGCAAGACCTCCGCTGCTACCAGGCTCTACTGCCAGAACGGAGTCATTCTCTAAAAAAGTTGGGTGCTTACTTGGATGAAGATAAGAGTGATTATAACTGATAGACATGCCAAAGTAATAAGGCCAGTCATCATGATTAGGTCGGTTTAGCTCCCTGTATTGGCTCTGCGCCGTAGCACATATAAAACACAAACTAATGAATAAGAAAAAA
This region of Aridibaculum aurantiacum genomic DNA includes:
- a CDS encoding outer membrane beta-barrel protein, with the translated sequence MQKEPRKLFFLFISLCFICATAQSQYRELNRPNHDDWPYYFGMSISYNHSYLHPSKHPTFLENDSVLAVEPGSSGGLALGLLATLQLSPRFSLRSNPQLIIGGAKYFTYDLKYPNFDGHYVETKTLPSTIVSFPLQVKFNSDRIGNFRTYLLSGVKYDIDLASNSTARNAEDLVKLRRSDFGVEAGIGFNFFFPFVTFSPEIKFSTGLSNIHSRDPNLKYSNVLDRLQSRMIVFSIILED